From Kingella potus, a single genomic window includes:
- the nusB gene encoding transcription antitermination factor NusB: MKASPRRRAREFTVQALYQCALNGASAPQVAQNIREASDYPRADGELFTALFFGAHSNSSEYMRRIRPLLDRDEKDINPVERAILLMACHELAAMPETPYPVIINEAIEVTKTYGGTDSHKFINGILDKLAAELRPNDPKRH; the protein is encoded by the coding sequence ATGAAAGCCAGCCCCCGCCGCCGCGCCCGCGAATTTACCGTACAGGCACTCTACCAATGCGCCCTCAACGGCGCGTCCGCCCCCCAAGTGGCGCAAAACATCCGCGAAGCCTCCGACTACCCCCGCGCCGACGGCGAACTCTTCACCGCCCTCTTCTTCGGCGCACACAGCAACAGCAGCGAATACATGCGCCGCATCCGCCCCCTGCTCGACCGCGACGAAAAAGACATCAACCCCGTCGAACGCGCCATCCTCCTCATGGCCTGCCACGAACTGGCCGCCATGCCCGAAACCCCCTACCCCGTCATCATCAACGAAGCCATCGAAGTGACCAAAACCTACGGCGGCACCGACAGCCACAAATTCATCAACGGCATCCTCGACAAACTCGCCGCCGAGCTGCGCCCCAACGACCCGAAACGGCATTGA
- the ribH gene encoding 6,7-dimethyl-8-ribityllumazine synthase, whose translation MNIITPNLDGTHLRIGIVQARFTNEVGSAMLEAAAAKLRELGVKDENITAATVPGALEIPLVLQSMAGTQQFDALIAVGCVIRGETYHFELVSNESAAGITRTTLDYSIPIANAVLTTENDEQAHARIVEKAQEAAIAAVECGNLVNTLLGEQED comes from the coding sequence ATGAACATCATCACGCCCAACCTCGACGGCACCCACCTGCGCATCGGCATCGTCCAAGCCCGTTTCACCAACGAAGTCGGCTCCGCCATGCTCGAAGCCGCCGCCGCCAAACTGCGCGAACTCGGCGTAAAAGACGAGAACATCACCGCCGCCACCGTACCCGGCGCACTCGAAATCCCCCTTGTGCTGCAATCCATGGCCGGCACCCAGCAATTCGACGCACTCATCGCCGTCGGCTGCGTCATCCGAGGCGAAACCTACCACTTCGAGCTGGTCTCCAACGAATCCGCCGCCGGCATCACCCGCACCACCCTCGATTACAGCATCCCCATCGCCAACGCCGTCCTCACCACCGAAAACGACGAACAGGCACACGCACGCATCGTCGAAAAAGCACAAGAAGCCGCCATAGCCGCCGTCGAATGCGGCAACCTCGTCAATACCCTACTCGGCGAACAGGAAGACTAA
- a CDS encoding segregation and condensation protein A, with protein sequence MNPSAAGNPSAHAPQAALTAGGAAAEQPANAVAHIFGQAVTDLPPDLFIPPDALQIILGSFQGPLDLLLYLIRKQNIDVLDIPMLRITEQYLHYIARIEARQFDLAAEYLLMAAVLIEIKSRLLLPRQESTEEENEEDPRAELVRRLLAYEQMKLAAQNLDALPRAGRDFLWAYLPLEIAAETRLPEVQTADLTQAWLAILSRADRNKSHRVVREALSVRAQMAAILRRLADAPCRFSRLFRPEQGPAYVVVSFIALLELAKEGLILICQNEPCGEIEIALHEGADMTQNEAHAFQTASEAEQAV encoded by the coding sequence ATGAACCCGTCCGCCGCCGGAAACCCGTCCGCACACGCCCCGCAGGCCGCATTGACCGCCGGCGGAGCGGCGGCGGAGCAGCCTGCAAATGCCGTTGCCCATATCTTCGGCCAAGCCGTAACCGACCTTCCCCCCGATCTCTTCATCCCCCCTGACGCGCTGCAAATCATCCTCGGCAGCTTCCAGGGCCCGCTCGATCTGCTGCTCTACCTCATCCGCAAGCAAAACATCGACGTACTCGACATCCCCATGCTGCGCATCACGGAGCAATACCTGCACTACATCGCCCGCATCGAAGCCCGGCAGTTCGACTTGGCCGCCGAATACCTGCTGATGGCCGCCGTCCTGATTGAAATCAAATCCCGCCTGCTCCTGCCGCGTCAGGAAAGCACGGAAGAAGAAAACGAAGAAGATCCGCGTGCCGAACTTGTCCGCCGCCTGCTTGCCTACGAGCAGATGAAGCTCGCCGCGCAAAATCTCGACGCACTCCCCCGCGCCGGCCGCGACTTCCTCTGGGCCTACCTCCCGCTTGAAATTGCCGCCGAAACCCGTCTGCCCGAAGTGCAGACTGCCGACCTCACCCAGGCCTGGTTGGCCATCCTCTCCCGCGCCGACCGCAACAAAAGCCACCGCGTCGTCCGAGAAGCCCTGTCCGTACGCGCCCAAATGGCCGCCATTTTGCGCCGTCTCGCCGACGCACCCTGCCGCTTCAGCCGCCTGTTCCGTCCCGAACAAGGTCCGGCCTATGTCGTCGTCAGCTTTATCGCCCTGCTCGAACTGGCCAAGGAAGGCCTCATCCTCATCTGCCAAAACGAACCCTGCGGCGAAATCGAAATCGCCCTGCACGAAGGCGCGGACATGACGCAAAACGAAGCACACGCTTTTCAGACGGCCTCGGAAGCCGAACAGGCCGTCTGA
- a CDS encoding Smr/MutS family protein, producing the protein MNTENSFRDTLEALGRQAKRQSEAEKAKQRANAKQQAEEPDFAALMADVTPLKNTNRRPPERDTTPIKPRPKDNARDDDDGNFYIGDGQWTDIPAEFSKNGRGQADIKRLQSGYYAVCADVDLHGYTQEEAQQVLNEFIVFVQKRGVCGEIIHGSGLGSAGYRPKLKHLVRRWLMLHPEVLAYAEPHKGNDGAVRILLKRRRGPEEENGQTP; encoded by the coding sequence ATGAACACCGAAAACAGCTTCCGCGACACACTCGAGGCCCTGGGCAGGCAGGCAAAACGGCAAAGCGAAGCCGAAAAAGCCAAACAGCGCGCAAACGCGAAACAGCAGGCAGAGGAACCCGATTTCGCCGCCCTGATGGCCGACGTAACACCACTAAAAAACACCAACCGCCGCCCACCCGAACGCGACACCACCCCCATCAAACCCCGCCCGAAAGACAATGCCCGCGACGACGACGACGGCAACTTCTACATCGGCGACGGACAATGGACGGACATCCCCGCCGAATTCAGCAAAAACGGACGCGGCCAAGCCGACATCAAACGCCTGCAAAGCGGCTACTACGCCGTCTGCGCCGATGTCGACCTCCACGGCTACACGCAGGAAGAAGCCCAGCAGGTACTCAACGAATTTATCGTTTTCGTGCAAAAACGCGGCGTATGCGGCGAAATCATCCACGGCAGCGGCCTCGGCTCGGCAGGCTACCGCCCGAAACTGAAACACCTCGTCCGCCGCTGGCTGATGCTGCACCCCGAAGTGCTGGCCTACGCCGAGCCGCATAAAGGCAACGACGGCGCAGTGAGAATCCTGCTGAAACGGCGGCGCGGCCCGGAAGAAGAAAACGGCCAAACACCCTGA
- the guaB gene encoding IMP dehydrogenase, translating to MRIVEKAYTFDDVLLVPARSHVLPRDVSLKTKLTRDITLNLPLLSAAMDTVTEARLAISMAQEGGIGIIHKNMTPEMQARAVEKVKRHESGIVKDPVTVAPDVLIGELLEIRAQRKRKMSGLPVVENGKVVGIVTNRDLRFESRLDLPVSAIMTPRERLVTVAEGTSIEEARELMHAHKVERVLVLNGKDELKGLITVKDILKTTEFPNANKDSEGRLRVGAAVGTGADTEERVCALVAAGADVIVVDTAHGHSQGVLDRVQWVKENFPQVQVIGGNIATAQAALDLVAAGADAVKVGIGPGSICTTRIVAGVGVPQLTAIHNVAEALKDTGVPLIADGGIRFSGDIAKALAAGASSVMLGGMFAGTEEAPGEIELYQGRSYKSYRGMGSLGAMSQGSNDRYFQDKQESADKYVPEGIEGRVPYKGPIVNIIHQLTGGLRSSMGYLGCATIGQMHEKAEFVEITSAGMSESHVHDVQITKEAPNYHR from the coding sequence ATGCGCATCGTAGAAAAAGCCTACACCTTCGACGACGTTCTGCTCGTTCCCGCCCGTTCCCATGTCCTTCCCCGCGACGTTTCCCTCAAAACAAAACTCACCCGCGACATCACGCTCAACCTTCCCCTGCTTTCGGCCGCAATGGACACCGTAACCGAAGCCCGCCTGGCCATTTCTATGGCGCAGGAAGGCGGCATCGGCATCATCCATAAAAACATGACTCCCGAAATGCAGGCCAGAGCCGTGGAAAAAGTCAAACGCCACGAAAGCGGCATTGTCAAAGATCCGGTTACCGTCGCCCCCGACGTGCTCATCGGCGAGCTTTTGGAAATACGCGCCCAGCGCAAACGCAAAATGTCCGGTCTGCCCGTGGTGGAAAACGGCAAAGTGGTCGGCATTGTTACCAACCGCGACCTGCGTTTCGAAAGCCGCCTGGATTTGCCGGTTTCCGCCATTATGACCCCGCGCGAACGCCTGGTTACCGTGGCCGAGGGCACCAGCATCGAAGAAGCCCGCGAGCTGATGCACGCGCATAAAGTGGAGCGTGTTTTGGTGTTGAACGGCAAAGACGAACTCAAAGGCCTGATTACCGTAAAAGACATTCTGAAAACCACCGAATTTCCCAATGCCAACAAAGATTCCGAAGGCCGCCTGCGCGTGGGGGCGGCTGTCGGCACGGGAGCGGACACCGAAGAGCGCGTGTGCGCGCTGGTTGCCGCCGGTGCGGATGTGATTGTTGTCGATACCGCCCACGGCCACAGCCAGGGCGTGCTCGACCGTGTGCAATGGGTAAAGGAAAACTTCCCGCAGGTGCAGGTTATCGGCGGCAATATCGCCACCGCCCAAGCCGCGCTGGATTTGGTTGCCGCCGGTGCGGATGCGGTAAAAGTGGGTATCGGCCCGGGTTCGATCTGCACCACCCGCATCGTGGCCGGAGTGGGCGTGCCGCAGCTTACCGCCATCCATAATGTGGCCGAAGCCCTGAAAGACACCGGCGTTCCGCTGATTGCCGACGGCGGCATCCGCTTCTCGGGCGACATTGCCAAAGCTCTGGCGGCAGGCGCATCCAGCGTGATGCTGGGCGGTATGTTTGCCGGTACGGAGGAAGCCCCCGGAGAAATCGAGCTTTACCAGGGGCGTTCGTACAAATCCTATCGCGGCATGGGTTCGCTCGGTGCGATGAGCCAGGGTTCGAACGACCGCTATTTCCAAGACAAACAGGAAAGTGCCGACAAATACGTTCCCGAAGGCATCGAAGGCCGTGTTCCTTACAAAGGCCCGATTGTCAATATTATCCACCAGCTTACCGGCGGCCTGCGCTCAAGCATGGGCTACCTCGGCTGCGCCACCATCGGCCAAATGCACGAAAAAGCCGAGTTTGTGGAAATCACTTCGGCGGGCATGAGCGAATCGCACGTCCACGATGTGCAGATTACGAAAGAGGCTCCGAACTACCACCGCTGA
- a CDS encoding S-methyl-5'-thioinosine phosphorylase: MLAVIGGSGLTHIPELEITGRRIVRTPYGLPSAPLLSGRVVGREILFLARHGLNHSLAPHEINYRANIRALREAGAEEIIAVSAAVSLNPALPAGSLVLPHDLIDYTCGRAATFFENDGRQVVRTDFTEPYDPVLRQALAGHAAACGTPVLTQAVYACIQGPRSPTRAETIRLSRDGADIYGMTGMPEAILAREDGLPYACLCGIVAACDTAPQERDRHSRHTIAQIRRLLADWRTP, encoded by the coding sequence ATGCTGGCAGTTATCGGAGGCAGCGGCCTTACCCACATTCCCGAACTCGAAATTACCGGCCGGCGCATCGTGCGCACGCCCTACGGCCTGCCTTCCGCCCCGCTGCTGAGCGGGCGCGTCGTCGGACGCGAAATCCTTTTCCTCGCCCGCCACGGCCTCAACCACAGCCTTGCCCCACACGAAATCAACTACCGCGCCAATATCCGCGCCTTGCGCGAAGCCGGTGCGGAAGAAATCATCGCCGTATCTGCCGCCGTATCGCTGAATCCCGCGCTGCCCGCAGGATCGCTGGTGCTGCCCCACGACCTTATCGACTACACCTGCGGCCGTGCCGCCACCTTCTTTGAAAACGACGGCCGCCAAGTCGTGCGTACCGACTTTACCGAGCCTTACGACCCCGTCCTGCGCCAAGCCCTGGCCGGCCATGCAGCTGCCTGCGGCACACCCGTTCTGACGCAGGCCGTGTATGCCTGCATCCAGGGGCCGCGCAGCCCCACCCGTGCGGAAACCATCCGCCTGAGCCGCGACGGTGCAGACATTTACGGCATGACCGGAATGCCCGAAGCCATCCTCGCCCGCGAAGATGGCCTGCCCTACGCCTGCCTGTGCGGCATTGTTGCCGCCTGCGACACCGCGCCGCAAGAGCGCGACCGCCATTCGCGCCACACCATCGCCCAAATCCGCCGCCTGCTGGCAGACTGGCGCACGCCATGA
- a CDS encoding SLC13 family permease has protein sequence MTTNQNQDGGQPENTQLLSAQAPITDFRGLMIAVAAAVISAVLYQILPYDSNVNKGLTILAFVAIMWFTEAVHITVTALIVPLFAILFKIPDMDTKQALAGFSDPIIYVFFGGFALATALHMQKLDRKIAVWLISLSRGNTFVAVHLLFAVTAVLSMWISNTATAAMMLPLAMGLMGHLDKEKDRNTFVFVLLGIAYCASIGGLGTVVGSPPNAIAAKALNLDFAGWLKYGLPMMLALLPLMLFSLFVVLKPNLSAKVKVEHEDIPWTLHRVIALLIFLAAAVAWVMGEQIKQHLGIKSPDSFVALTAAVAVVVFGVVRWREVARNTDWGVLLLFGGGIALSTLLQKSGASAALGQEMAGAFVQAHPFLVILAVATFIIFLTEFTSNTASAALLVPVFASVAEQMGMPKEVLVMIIGIGASCAFMLPVATPPNAIVFGTGLVTQRDMLKVGMVLNILSIILVSLWAYFFLM, from the coding sequence ATGACGACCAACCAAAACCAAGACGGCGGCCAGCCGGAAAACACCCAGCTGCTCAGCGCGCAGGCTCCGATAACGGACTTTCGCGGCCTGATGATTGCGGTGGCCGCTGCCGTTATCAGCGCGGTTCTCTACCAAATCCTGCCCTACGACAGCAATGTCAATAAGGGGCTGACCATTCTCGCCTTCGTGGCGATTATGTGGTTTACCGAAGCGGTGCATATCACCGTTACCGCGCTGATTGTGCCGCTGTTCGCCATCCTGTTCAAAATCCCGGATATGGATACGAAGCAGGCGCTGGCGGGCTTTTCCGACCCGATTATCTATGTGTTTTTCGGCGGCTTTGCGCTGGCCACCGCGCTGCATATGCAAAAACTCGACCGCAAAATCGCGGTGTGGCTGATTTCGCTCTCGCGCGGCAACACCTTTGTGGCGGTGCATCTGCTGTTTGCCGTTACCGCCGTGCTGTCGATGTGGATCAGCAACACGGCCACGGCGGCAATGATGCTGCCGCTGGCGATGGGGCTGATGGGGCATTTGGACAAAGAAAAAGACCGCAACACTTTTGTGTTTGTGCTGCTGGGCATCGCCTACTGCGCCAGTATCGGCGGGCTGGGTACGGTGGTGGGTTCGCCGCCCAACGCGATTGCCGCCAAAGCCTTAAACCTCGATTTTGCCGGCTGGTTGAAATACGGGCTGCCGATGATGCTCGCGCTGCTGCCGCTGATGCTGTTTTCGCTGTTTGTCGTATTGAAGCCCAACCTGTCGGCCAAAGTGAAAGTGGAACACGAAGACATCCCGTGGACGCTGCACCGCGTGATTGCGCTGCTGATTTTCCTTGCCGCCGCCGTGGCATGGGTGATGGGCGAACAGATCAAACAGCATCTGGGCATCAAAAGCCCCGACTCTTTCGTCGCGCTGACTGCCGCCGTGGCCGTAGTGGTGTTCGGCGTGGTGCGCTGGCGCGAAGTTGCCCGCAACACCGACTGGGGCGTGCTGCTTCTTTTCGGCGGCGGCATCGCACTCAGCACCCTGCTGCAAAAATCCGGCGCGTCTGCCGCACTCGGACAGGAAATGGCCGGCGCGTTTGTCCAAGCCCATCCCTTCCTGGTGATTTTGGCTGTGGCGACTTTCATTATTTTCCTGACCGAGTTCACCAGCAACACCGCCTCCGCCGCCCTTTTGGTGCCGGTATTCGCCAGCGTTGCCGAGCAGATGGGTATGCCTAAGGAAGTGCTGGTGATGATCATCGGCATCGGCGCGTCGTGCGCATTCATGCTGCCCGTGGCCACTCCGCCCAACGCCATCGTGTTCGGCACGGGGCTGGTTACCCAGCGCGATATGCTTAAAGTCGGGATGGTGCTGAATATACTGAGTATTATCTTAGTGTCGCTGTGGGCCTATTTCTTCCTGATGTAG
- a CDS encoding DMT family transporter, producing the protein MSANPEKYAAPLLIIGCVVFGLGSLIVKFVPIGSFAAAWWRLLVAGMVFWLLMRRFGQRLPQSRAAVCYALLSGAALGFDLALWHESIHAVGPGISTLLNSLQIFFLSAIGFLFFGEKLSRLQTANLFLAAAGVAMIAAPEFGRNSGAAWGFAAGIVSGAMLALSMAAVRKTHQAEPVALFPLMLLVSAGGILALTLPALVFDAHRFYPATLRDIFLILVYGIVMQCFAWGLIAYAIPLLSLSLTGLLLLSEPVAALAIDFLLLGKPITAVQWCGAALTLFSIYLGSLKSKAH; encoded by the coding sequence ATGTCCGCAAACCCCGAAAAATACGCCGCGCCGCTGCTGATAATCGGCTGCGTGGTGTTCGGGCTGGGAAGCCTGATTGTCAAATTCGTGCCCATCGGCAGCTTTGCCGCCGCATGGTGGCGGCTTTTGGTGGCGGGCATGGTTTTCTGGCTGCTGATGCGCCGCTTCGGCCAACGCCTGCCGCAAAGCCGCGCCGCCGTCTGCTACGCCCTGCTCTCGGGTGCGGCACTCGGCTTCGATCTCGCGCTGTGGCACGAAAGCATACACGCCGTCGGCCCCGGTATTTCCACCCTGCTCAACAGCCTGCAAATCTTTTTTCTTTCCGCCATCGGTTTTCTCTTTTTCGGCGAAAAACTTTCCCGCCTGCAAACAGCCAACCTCTTTCTCGCCGCCGCCGGCGTGGCGATGATTGCCGCTCCCGAATTCGGCCGCAACAGCGGCGCGGCCTGGGGCTTTGCCGCCGGCATTGTTTCCGGTGCGATGCTTGCCCTGTCGATGGCGGCCGTACGCAAAACCCATCAGGCCGAACCCGTCGCCCTGTTTCCCCTGATGCTGCTGGTGAGCGCGGGCGGCATACTGGCCCTGACCCTGCCCGCATTGGTATTCGACGCACACCGCTTCTACCCCGCCACCCTGCGCGACATCTTCCTGATACTGGTTTACGGCATCGTGATGCAGTGCTTTGCCTGGGGGCTGATTGCCTACGCCATCCCCCTGCTCTCCCTGTCGCTGACCGGCCTTTTGCTGCTGAGCGAACCCGTGGCCGCGCTGGCCATCGACTTCCTCCTGCTGGGCAAACCGATTACCGCCGTGCAGTGGTGCGGTGCCGCGCTCACCCTGTTTTCCATCTACCTCGGCTCACTCAAAAGCAAGGCGCACTGA